In Nasonia vitripennis strain AsymCx chromosome 2, Nvit_psr_1.1, whole genome shotgun sequence, a genomic segment contains:
- the LOC100119442 gene encoding thioredoxin reductase 1, mitochondrial isoform X7 has protein sequence MPPIADQYQYDLVVLGGGSGGLAAAKQATELGAKVAVFDYVIPSPQGTKWGLGGTCVNVGCIPKKLMHQAALLGEAVHEATAFGWQIPEVKSVKIDWEALTTAVQNHVKSVNWVTRVELRNKKVEYINALGYFKDPHTIGGIMKNGEEKVVTAKNVLIAVGGRPNYPDIPGAVEYGITSDDIFSLSKPPGKTLVVGAGYIGLECAGFLNGLGYDATIMVRSIILRGFDQQMANIIAEEMETRGVHFIYQAKPKALEKQADGSILVHWVDKDGQIHKDVYDTVLFAIGRKALTKDLKLENAGVFVVPENEKIDALNEQTNVPHVYAVGDVLHKKPELTPVAIHAGKLLAKRLYGNATELMDYTNVATTVFSPLEYGCVGLSEEQAIAIHGEDSIEIYHAYYKPTEFFVPQKDNSRCYLKVVALRNNDQKVLGLHFVGPNAGEVIQGFATAIKCNLTFPLLKSTVGIHPTIAEEFTRVNITKRSGMDPKPQSCCS, from the exons ATGCCGCCCATCG caGATCAGTACCAGTACGACTTGGTAGTCTTGGGAGGAGGATCAGGTGGCTTAGCTGCTGCTAAGCAAGCAACCGAACTTGGAGCTAAGGTAGCTGTTTTTGACTACGTAATACCATCTCCTCAAGGAACCAAATGGGGCTTAGGTGGAACATGCGTCAATGTGGGCTGTATACCAAAAAAATTGATGCACCAAGCTGCCTTACTTGGAGAAGCAGTGCac GAAGCCACTGCATTTGGATGGCAAATACCTGAAGTCAAATCTGTTAAAATTGATTGGGAGGCTTTAACAACTGCTGTGCAGAATCATGTTAAATCTGTTAACTGGGTTACCAGAGTAGAACTTAGAAATAA GAAAGTTGAATACATCAATGCACTTGGTTACTTTAAAGATCCACACACTATTGGAGGTATTATGAAGAATGGAGAAGAAAAAGTTGTCACTGCTAAGAATGTTCTTATTGCTGTTGGTGGTAGACCCAATTACCCAGATATTCCTGGTGCTGTGGAATATGGTATCACTAGTGATGATATTTTCAGCTTAAGCAAGCCACCAGGAAAAACTCTTGTTGTTGGTGCTGGAT ACATTGGTTTAGAGTGTGCAGGATTTTTGAATGGATTAGGGTATGATGCTACAATAATGGTGCGTTCTATTATCCTTAGAGGTTTTGATCAGCAAATGGCGAACATTATTGCGGAAGAAATGGAAACTCGCGGCGTCCACTTTATTTACCAAGCTAAACCTAAAGCTTTAGAAAAGCAAGCAGATGGAAGCATTCTTGTGCACTGGGTGGATAAG GATGGTCAAATTCATAAAGATGTCTATGACACAGTATTGTTTGCAATCGGGCGCAAAGCTCTCACAAAAGATTTGAAATTAGAAAATGCAGGCGTCTTCGTTGTtcctgaaaatgaaaaaattgatgcTCTGAATGAACAAACTAATGTACCACATGTTTATGCTGTCGGAGACGTATTGCAC AAAAAACCGGAACTTACACCGGTAGCAATCCATGCTGGTAAATTATTAGCTAAAAGACTGTATGGAAATGCAACAGAACTAATGGATTACACGAACGTTGCTACGACTGTGTTCAGTCCTCTTGAATATGGCTGTGTTGGACTCAGTGAAGAGCAAGCAATAGCAATACATGGAGAAGATAGTATCGAAATTTACCATGCTTATTATAAACCAACAGAATTTTTCGTTCCACAAAAAGATAATAGTCGCTGTTACCTGAAAGTGGTTGCATTGCGAAATAATGATCAAAAAGTTCTTGGTTTGCACTTTGTTGGCCCTAATGCAGGCGAGGTTATTCAAGGATTTGCTACAGCAATTAA GTGTAATTTAACATTCCCACTTCTGAAGTCTACCGTCGGAATTCATCCTACGATTGCTGAAGAATTTACTCGTGTAAATATAACGAAAAGATCTGGAATGGACCCTAAACCTCAGAGCTGCTGCAGTTAA
- the LOC100119442 gene encoding thioredoxin reductase 2, mitochondrial isoform X2, whose protein sequence is MKHREQKKGFCGLCGSKSSTLNSDSEDENEPKDTMFNGTVKDDRTPIQVENGLSKPESAEKAQNKWLESGREVENRDDLNSEISENVKSEIQSEKIIEASLHQYQYDLVVLGGGSGGLAAAKQATELGAKVAVFDYVIPSPQGTKWGLGGTCVNVGCIPKKLMHQAALLGEAVHEATAFGWQIPEVKSVKIDWEALTTAVQNHVKSVNWVTRVELRNKKVEYINALGYFKDPHTIGGIMKNGEEKVVTAKNVLIAVGGRPNYPDIPGAVEYGITSDDIFSLSKPPGKTLVVGAGYIGLECAGFLNGLGYDATIMVRSIILRGFDQQMANIIAEEMETRGVHFIYQAKPKALEKQADGSILVHWVDKDGQIHKDVYDTVLFAIGRKALTKDLKLENAGVFVVPENEKIDALNEQTNVPHVYAVGDVLHKKPELTPVAIHAGKLLAKRLYGNATELMDYTNVATTVFSPLEYGCVGLSEEQAIAIHGEDSIEIYHAYYKPTEFFVPQKDNSRCYLKVVALRNNDQKVLGLHFVGPNAGEVIQGFATAIKCNLTFPLLKSTVGIHPTIAEEFTRVNITKRSGMDPKPQSCCS, encoded by the exons ATGAAACATCGTGAACAGAAAAAAGGTTTTTGTGGTTTGTGCGGAAGTAAATCTTCAACACTGAATTCAGATTCCGAAGACGAAAATGAACCAAAAGATACAATGTTCAATGGAACTGTAAAAGATGACC gCACACCTATACAAGTAGAAAACGGTTTGTCAAAACCGGAGTCAGCAGAAAAAGCGCAAAACAAATGGTTAGAGTCGGGCAGAGAAGTGGAAAATCGAGATGACTTGAATAGCGAGATTTCAGAAAATGTAAAGTCTGAAATCCaatcagaaaaaataattgaagcATCGTTAC ATCAGTACCAGTACGACTTGGTAGTCTTGGGAGGAGGATCAGGTGGCTTAGCTGCTGCTAAGCAAGCAACCGAACTTGGAGCTAAGGTAGCTGTTTTTGACTACGTAATACCATCTCCTCAAGGAACCAAATGGGGCTTAGGTGGAACATGCGTCAATGTGGGCTGTATACCAAAAAAATTGATGCACCAAGCTGCCTTACTTGGAGAAGCAGTGCac GAAGCCACTGCATTTGGATGGCAAATACCTGAAGTCAAATCTGTTAAAATTGATTGGGAGGCTTTAACAACTGCTGTGCAGAATCATGTTAAATCTGTTAACTGGGTTACCAGAGTAGAACTTAGAAATAA GAAAGTTGAATACATCAATGCACTTGGTTACTTTAAAGATCCACACACTATTGGAGGTATTATGAAGAATGGAGAAGAAAAAGTTGTCACTGCTAAGAATGTTCTTATTGCTGTTGGTGGTAGACCCAATTACCCAGATATTCCTGGTGCTGTGGAATATGGTATCACTAGTGATGATATTTTCAGCTTAAGCAAGCCACCAGGAAAAACTCTTGTTGTTGGTGCTGGAT ACATTGGTTTAGAGTGTGCAGGATTTTTGAATGGATTAGGGTATGATGCTACAATAATGGTGCGTTCTATTATCCTTAGAGGTTTTGATCAGCAAATGGCGAACATTATTGCGGAAGAAATGGAAACTCGCGGCGTCCACTTTATTTACCAAGCTAAACCTAAAGCTTTAGAAAAGCAAGCAGATGGAAGCATTCTTGTGCACTGGGTGGATAAG GATGGTCAAATTCATAAAGATGTCTATGACACAGTATTGTTTGCAATCGGGCGCAAAGCTCTCACAAAAGATTTGAAATTAGAAAATGCAGGCGTCTTCGTTGTtcctgaaaatgaaaaaattgatgcTCTGAATGAACAAACTAATGTACCACATGTTTATGCTGTCGGAGACGTATTGCAC AAAAAACCGGAACTTACACCGGTAGCAATCCATGCTGGTAAATTATTAGCTAAAAGACTGTATGGAAATGCAACAGAACTAATGGATTACACGAACGTTGCTACGACTGTGTTCAGTCCTCTTGAATATGGCTGTGTTGGACTCAGTGAAGAGCAAGCAATAGCAATACATGGAGAAGATAGTATCGAAATTTACCATGCTTATTATAAACCAACAGAATTTTTCGTTCCACAAAAAGATAATAGTCGCTGTTACCTGAAAGTGGTTGCATTGCGAAATAATGATCAAAAAGTTCTTGGTTTGCACTTTGTTGGCCCTAATGCAGGCGAGGTTATTCAAGGATTTGCTACAGCAATTAA GTGTAATTTAACATTCCCACTTCTGAAGTCTACCGTCGGAATTCATCCTACGATTGCTGAAGAATTTACTCGTGTAAATATAACGAAAAGATCTGGAATGGACCCTAAACCTCAGAGCTGCTGCAGTTAA
- the LOC100119442 gene encoding thioredoxin reductase 2, mitochondrial isoform X4: METRTPIQVENGLSKPESAEKAQNKWLESGREVENRDDLNSEISENVKSEIQSEKIIEASLHQYQYDLVVLGGGSGGLAAAKQATELGAKVAVFDYVIPSPQGTKWGLGGTCVNVGCIPKKLMHQAALLGEAVHEATAFGWQIPEVKSVKIDWEALTTAVQNHVKSVNWVTRVELRNKKVEYINALGYFKDPHTIGGIMKNGEEKVVTAKNVLIAVGGRPNYPDIPGAVEYGITSDDIFSLSKPPGKTLVVGAGYIGLECAGFLNGLGYDATIMVRSIILRGFDQQMANIIAEEMETRGVHFIYQAKPKALEKQADGSILVHWVDKDGQIHKDVYDTVLFAIGRKALTKDLKLENAGVFVVPENEKIDALNEQTNVPHVYAVGDVLHKKPELTPVAIHAGKLLAKRLYGNATELMDYTNVATTVFSPLEYGCVGLSEEQAIAIHGEDSIEIYHAYYKPTEFFVPQKDNSRCYLKVVALRNNDQKVLGLHFVGPNAGEVIQGFATAIKCNLTFPLLKSTVGIHPTIAEEFTRVNITKRSGMDPKPQSCCS; the protein is encoded by the exons ATGGAAACTC gCACACCTATACAAGTAGAAAACGGTTTGTCAAAACCGGAGTCAGCAGAAAAAGCGCAAAACAAATGGTTAGAGTCGGGCAGAGAAGTGGAAAATCGAGATGACTTGAATAGCGAGATTTCAGAAAATGTAAAGTCTGAAATCCaatcagaaaaaataattgaagcATCGTTAC ATCAGTACCAGTACGACTTGGTAGTCTTGGGAGGAGGATCAGGTGGCTTAGCTGCTGCTAAGCAAGCAACCGAACTTGGAGCTAAGGTAGCTGTTTTTGACTACGTAATACCATCTCCTCAAGGAACCAAATGGGGCTTAGGTGGAACATGCGTCAATGTGGGCTGTATACCAAAAAAATTGATGCACCAAGCTGCCTTACTTGGAGAAGCAGTGCac GAAGCCACTGCATTTGGATGGCAAATACCTGAAGTCAAATCTGTTAAAATTGATTGGGAGGCTTTAACAACTGCTGTGCAGAATCATGTTAAATCTGTTAACTGGGTTACCAGAGTAGAACTTAGAAATAA GAAAGTTGAATACATCAATGCACTTGGTTACTTTAAAGATCCACACACTATTGGAGGTATTATGAAGAATGGAGAAGAAAAAGTTGTCACTGCTAAGAATGTTCTTATTGCTGTTGGTGGTAGACCCAATTACCCAGATATTCCTGGTGCTGTGGAATATGGTATCACTAGTGATGATATTTTCAGCTTAAGCAAGCCACCAGGAAAAACTCTTGTTGTTGGTGCTGGAT ACATTGGTTTAGAGTGTGCAGGATTTTTGAATGGATTAGGGTATGATGCTACAATAATGGTGCGTTCTATTATCCTTAGAGGTTTTGATCAGCAAATGGCGAACATTATTGCGGAAGAAATGGAAACTCGCGGCGTCCACTTTATTTACCAAGCTAAACCTAAAGCTTTAGAAAAGCAAGCAGATGGAAGCATTCTTGTGCACTGGGTGGATAAG GATGGTCAAATTCATAAAGATGTCTATGACACAGTATTGTTTGCAATCGGGCGCAAAGCTCTCACAAAAGATTTGAAATTAGAAAATGCAGGCGTCTTCGTTGTtcctgaaaatgaaaaaattgatgcTCTGAATGAACAAACTAATGTACCACATGTTTATGCTGTCGGAGACGTATTGCAC AAAAAACCGGAACTTACACCGGTAGCAATCCATGCTGGTAAATTATTAGCTAAAAGACTGTATGGAAATGCAACAGAACTAATGGATTACACGAACGTTGCTACGACTGTGTTCAGTCCTCTTGAATATGGCTGTGTTGGACTCAGTGAAGAGCAAGCAATAGCAATACATGGAGAAGATAGTATCGAAATTTACCATGCTTATTATAAACCAACAGAATTTTTCGTTCCACAAAAAGATAATAGTCGCTGTTACCTGAAAGTGGTTGCATTGCGAAATAATGATCAAAAAGTTCTTGGTTTGCACTTTGTTGGCCCTAATGCAGGCGAGGTTATTCAAGGATTTGCTACAGCAATTAA GTGTAATTTAACATTCCCACTTCTGAAGTCTACCGTCGGAATTCATCCTACGATTGCTGAAGAATTTACTCGTGTAAATATAACGAAAAGATCTGGAATGGACCCTAAACCTCAGAGCTGCTGCAGTTAA
- the LOC100119442 gene encoding thioredoxin reductase 2, mitochondrial isoform X3 translates to METRTPIQVENGLSKPESAEKAQNKWLESGREVENRDDLNSEISENVKSEIQSEKIIEASLPDQYQYDLVVLGGGSGGLAAAKQATELGAKVAVFDYVIPSPQGTKWGLGGTCVNVGCIPKKLMHQAALLGEAVHEATAFGWQIPEVKSVKIDWEALTTAVQNHVKSVNWVTRVELRNKKVEYINALGYFKDPHTIGGIMKNGEEKVVTAKNVLIAVGGRPNYPDIPGAVEYGITSDDIFSLSKPPGKTLVVGAGYIGLECAGFLNGLGYDATIMVRSIILRGFDQQMANIIAEEMETRGVHFIYQAKPKALEKQADGSILVHWVDKDGQIHKDVYDTVLFAIGRKALTKDLKLENAGVFVVPENEKIDALNEQTNVPHVYAVGDVLHKKPELTPVAIHAGKLLAKRLYGNATELMDYTNVATTVFSPLEYGCVGLSEEQAIAIHGEDSIEIYHAYYKPTEFFVPQKDNSRCYLKVVALRNNDQKVLGLHFVGPNAGEVIQGFATAIKCNLTFPLLKSTVGIHPTIAEEFTRVNITKRSGMDPKPQSCCS, encoded by the exons ATGGAAACTC gCACACCTATACAAGTAGAAAACGGTTTGTCAAAACCGGAGTCAGCAGAAAAAGCGCAAAACAAATGGTTAGAGTCGGGCAGAGAAGTGGAAAATCGAGATGACTTGAATAGCGAGATTTCAGAAAATGTAAAGTCTGAAATCCaatcagaaaaaataattgaagcATCGTTAC caGATCAGTACCAGTACGACTTGGTAGTCTTGGGAGGAGGATCAGGTGGCTTAGCTGCTGCTAAGCAAGCAACCGAACTTGGAGCTAAGGTAGCTGTTTTTGACTACGTAATACCATCTCCTCAAGGAACCAAATGGGGCTTAGGTGGAACATGCGTCAATGTGGGCTGTATACCAAAAAAATTGATGCACCAAGCTGCCTTACTTGGAGAAGCAGTGCac GAAGCCACTGCATTTGGATGGCAAATACCTGAAGTCAAATCTGTTAAAATTGATTGGGAGGCTTTAACAACTGCTGTGCAGAATCATGTTAAATCTGTTAACTGGGTTACCAGAGTAGAACTTAGAAATAA GAAAGTTGAATACATCAATGCACTTGGTTACTTTAAAGATCCACACACTATTGGAGGTATTATGAAGAATGGAGAAGAAAAAGTTGTCACTGCTAAGAATGTTCTTATTGCTGTTGGTGGTAGACCCAATTACCCAGATATTCCTGGTGCTGTGGAATATGGTATCACTAGTGATGATATTTTCAGCTTAAGCAAGCCACCAGGAAAAACTCTTGTTGTTGGTGCTGGAT ACATTGGTTTAGAGTGTGCAGGATTTTTGAATGGATTAGGGTATGATGCTACAATAATGGTGCGTTCTATTATCCTTAGAGGTTTTGATCAGCAAATGGCGAACATTATTGCGGAAGAAATGGAAACTCGCGGCGTCCACTTTATTTACCAAGCTAAACCTAAAGCTTTAGAAAAGCAAGCAGATGGAAGCATTCTTGTGCACTGGGTGGATAAG GATGGTCAAATTCATAAAGATGTCTATGACACAGTATTGTTTGCAATCGGGCGCAAAGCTCTCACAAAAGATTTGAAATTAGAAAATGCAGGCGTCTTCGTTGTtcctgaaaatgaaaaaattgatgcTCTGAATGAACAAACTAATGTACCACATGTTTATGCTGTCGGAGACGTATTGCAC AAAAAACCGGAACTTACACCGGTAGCAATCCATGCTGGTAAATTATTAGCTAAAAGACTGTATGGAAATGCAACAGAACTAATGGATTACACGAACGTTGCTACGACTGTGTTCAGTCCTCTTGAATATGGCTGTGTTGGACTCAGTGAAGAGCAAGCAATAGCAATACATGGAGAAGATAGTATCGAAATTTACCATGCTTATTATAAACCAACAGAATTTTTCGTTCCACAAAAAGATAATAGTCGCTGTTACCTGAAAGTGGTTGCATTGCGAAATAATGATCAAAAAGTTCTTGGTTTGCACTTTGTTGGCCCTAATGCAGGCGAGGTTATTCAAGGATTTGCTACAGCAATTAA GTGTAATTTAACATTCCCACTTCTGAAGTCTACCGTCGGAATTCATCCTACGATTGCTGAAGAATTTACTCGTGTAAATATAACGAAAAGATCTGGAATGGACCCTAAACCTCAGAGCTGCTGCAGTTAA
- the LOC100119442 gene encoding thioredoxin reductase 1, mitochondrial isoform X9 encodes MPPIDQYQYDLVVLGGGSGGLAAAKQATELGAKVAVFDYVIPSPQGTKWGLGGTCVNVGCIPKKLMHQAALLGEAVHEATAFGWQIPEVKSVKIDWEALTTAVQNHVKSVNWVTRVELRNKKVEYINALGYFKDPHTIGGIMKNGEEKVVTAKNVLIAVGGRPNYPDIPGAVEYGITSDDIFSLSKPPGKTLVVGAGYIGLECAGFLNGLGYDATIMVRSIILRGFDQQMANIIAEEMETRGVHFIYQAKPKALEKQADGSILVHWVDKDGQIHKDVYDTVLFAIGRKALTKDLKLENAGVFVVPENEKIDALNEQTNVPHVYAVGDVLHKKPELTPVAIHAGKLLAKRLYGNATELMDYTNVATTVFSPLEYGCVGLSEEQAIAIHGEDSIEIYHAYYKPTEFFVPQKDNSRCYLKVVALRNNDQKVLGLHFVGPNAGEVIQGFATAIKCNLTFPLLKSTVGIHPTIAEEFTRVNITKRSGMDPKPQSCCS; translated from the exons ATGCCGCCCATCG ATCAGTACCAGTACGACTTGGTAGTCTTGGGAGGAGGATCAGGTGGCTTAGCTGCTGCTAAGCAAGCAACCGAACTTGGAGCTAAGGTAGCTGTTTTTGACTACGTAATACCATCTCCTCAAGGAACCAAATGGGGCTTAGGTGGAACATGCGTCAATGTGGGCTGTATACCAAAAAAATTGATGCACCAAGCTGCCTTACTTGGAGAAGCAGTGCac GAAGCCACTGCATTTGGATGGCAAATACCTGAAGTCAAATCTGTTAAAATTGATTGGGAGGCTTTAACAACTGCTGTGCAGAATCATGTTAAATCTGTTAACTGGGTTACCAGAGTAGAACTTAGAAATAA GAAAGTTGAATACATCAATGCACTTGGTTACTTTAAAGATCCACACACTATTGGAGGTATTATGAAGAATGGAGAAGAAAAAGTTGTCACTGCTAAGAATGTTCTTATTGCTGTTGGTGGTAGACCCAATTACCCAGATATTCCTGGTGCTGTGGAATATGGTATCACTAGTGATGATATTTTCAGCTTAAGCAAGCCACCAGGAAAAACTCTTGTTGTTGGTGCTGGAT ACATTGGTTTAGAGTGTGCAGGATTTTTGAATGGATTAGGGTATGATGCTACAATAATGGTGCGTTCTATTATCCTTAGAGGTTTTGATCAGCAAATGGCGAACATTATTGCGGAAGAAATGGAAACTCGCGGCGTCCACTTTATTTACCAAGCTAAACCTAAAGCTTTAGAAAAGCAAGCAGATGGAAGCATTCTTGTGCACTGGGTGGATAAG GATGGTCAAATTCATAAAGATGTCTATGACACAGTATTGTTTGCAATCGGGCGCAAAGCTCTCACAAAAGATTTGAAATTAGAAAATGCAGGCGTCTTCGTTGTtcctgaaaatgaaaaaattgatgcTCTGAATGAACAAACTAATGTACCACATGTTTATGCTGTCGGAGACGTATTGCAC AAAAAACCGGAACTTACACCGGTAGCAATCCATGCTGGTAAATTATTAGCTAAAAGACTGTATGGAAATGCAACAGAACTAATGGATTACACGAACGTTGCTACGACTGTGTTCAGTCCTCTTGAATATGGCTGTGTTGGACTCAGTGAAGAGCAAGCAATAGCAATACATGGAGAAGATAGTATCGAAATTTACCATGCTTATTATAAACCAACAGAATTTTTCGTTCCACAAAAAGATAATAGTCGCTGTTACCTGAAAGTGGTTGCATTGCGAAATAATGATCAAAAAGTTCTTGGTTTGCACTTTGTTGGCCCTAATGCAGGCGAGGTTATTCAAGGATTTGCTACAGCAATTAA GTGTAATTTAACATTCCCACTTCTGAAGTCTACCGTCGGAATTCATCCTACGATTGCTGAAGAATTTACTCGTGTAAATATAACGAAAAGATCTGGAATGGACCCTAAACCTCAGAGCTGCTGCAGTTAA
- the LOC100119442 gene encoding thioredoxin reductase 2, mitochondrial isoform X1, with product MKHREQKKGFCGLCGSKSSTLNSDSEDENEPKDTMFNGTVKDDRTPIQVENGLSKPESAEKAQNKWLESGREVENRDDLNSEISENVKSEIQSEKIIEASLPDQYQYDLVVLGGGSGGLAAAKQATELGAKVAVFDYVIPSPQGTKWGLGGTCVNVGCIPKKLMHQAALLGEAVHEATAFGWQIPEVKSVKIDWEALTTAVQNHVKSVNWVTRVELRNKKVEYINALGYFKDPHTIGGIMKNGEEKVVTAKNVLIAVGGRPNYPDIPGAVEYGITSDDIFSLSKPPGKTLVVGAGYIGLECAGFLNGLGYDATIMVRSIILRGFDQQMANIIAEEMETRGVHFIYQAKPKALEKQADGSILVHWVDKDGQIHKDVYDTVLFAIGRKALTKDLKLENAGVFVVPENEKIDALNEQTNVPHVYAVGDVLHKKPELTPVAIHAGKLLAKRLYGNATELMDYTNVATTVFSPLEYGCVGLSEEQAIAIHGEDSIEIYHAYYKPTEFFVPQKDNSRCYLKVVALRNNDQKVLGLHFVGPNAGEVIQGFATAIKCNLTFPLLKSTVGIHPTIAEEFTRVNITKRSGMDPKPQSCCS from the exons ATGAAACATCGTGAACAGAAAAAAGGTTTTTGTGGTTTGTGCGGAAGTAAATCTTCAACACTGAATTCAGATTCCGAAGACGAAAATGAACCAAAAGATACAATGTTCAATGGAACTGTAAAAGATGACC gCACACCTATACAAGTAGAAAACGGTTTGTCAAAACCGGAGTCAGCAGAAAAAGCGCAAAACAAATGGTTAGAGTCGGGCAGAGAAGTGGAAAATCGAGATGACTTGAATAGCGAGATTTCAGAAAATGTAAAGTCTGAAATCCaatcagaaaaaataattgaagcATCGTTAC caGATCAGTACCAGTACGACTTGGTAGTCTTGGGAGGAGGATCAGGTGGCTTAGCTGCTGCTAAGCAAGCAACCGAACTTGGAGCTAAGGTAGCTGTTTTTGACTACGTAATACCATCTCCTCAAGGAACCAAATGGGGCTTAGGTGGAACATGCGTCAATGTGGGCTGTATACCAAAAAAATTGATGCACCAAGCTGCCTTACTTGGAGAAGCAGTGCac GAAGCCACTGCATTTGGATGGCAAATACCTGAAGTCAAATCTGTTAAAATTGATTGGGAGGCTTTAACAACTGCTGTGCAGAATCATGTTAAATCTGTTAACTGGGTTACCAGAGTAGAACTTAGAAATAA GAAAGTTGAATACATCAATGCACTTGGTTACTTTAAAGATCCACACACTATTGGAGGTATTATGAAGAATGGAGAAGAAAAAGTTGTCACTGCTAAGAATGTTCTTATTGCTGTTGGTGGTAGACCCAATTACCCAGATATTCCTGGTGCTGTGGAATATGGTATCACTAGTGATGATATTTTCAGCTTAAGCAAGCCACCAGGAAAAACTCTTGTTGTTGGTGCTGGAT ACATTGGTTTAGAGTGTGCAGGATTTTTGAATGGATTAGGGTATGATGCTACAATAATGGTGCGTTCTATTATCCTTAGAGGTTTTGATCAGCAAATGGCGAACATTATTGCGGAAGAAATGGAAACTCGCGGCGTCCACTTTATTTACCAAGCTAAACCTAAAGCTTTAGAAAAGCAAGCAGATGGAAGCATTCTTGTGCACTGGGTGGATAAG GATGGTCAAATTCATAAAGATGTCTATGACACAGTATTGTTTGCAATCGGGCGCAAAGCTCTCACAAAAGATTTGAAATTAGAAAATGCAGGCGTCTTCGTTGTtcctgaaaatgaaaaaattgatgcTCTGAATGAACAAACTAATGTACCACATGTTTATGCTGTCGGAGACGTATTGCAC AAAAAACCGGAACTTACACCGGTAGCAATCCATGCTGGTAAATTATTAGCTAAAAGACTGTATGGAAATGCAACAGAACTAATGGATTACACGAACGTTGCTACGACTGTGTTCAGTCCTCTTGAATATGGCTGTGTTGGACTCAGTGAAGAGCAAGCAATAGCAATACATGGAGAAGATAGTATCGAAATTTACCATGCTTATTATAAACCAACAGAATTTTTCGTTCCACAAAAAGATAATAGTCGCTGTTACCTGAAAGTGGTTGCATTGCGAAATAATGATCAAAAAGTTCTTGGTTTGCACTTTGTTGGCCCTAATGCAGGCGAGGTTATTCAAGGATTTGCTACAGCAATTAA GTGTAATTTAACATTCCCACTTCTGAAGTCTACCGTCGGAATTCATCCTACGATTGCTGAAGAATTTACTCGTGTAAATATAACGAAAAGATCTGGAATGGACCCTAAACCTCAGAGCTGCTGCAGTTAA